DNA sequence from the Streptomyces cinnabarinus genome:
CGGCCAGGGCGAGCCGCTGAAGGGCGCCGAGCTGACGGTGACCTCGAAGGAGTTCACCGAGCAGCTGATCCTCGGCGCGATCATGGGCATCGCCTTCGAGGCGGCGGGCGCGGAGGTGCTCGACCGCACCGGGATCCAGGGGTCGATCGGGGCGCGGGAGGCGGTCAGGTCCGGGGACGCGGACGGGATGTACGAGTACACGGGCACCGCCTGGATCACGTACCTGGGCAACAGCGAGCCCATCGACGATCCGCGCGGGCAGTGGGAGGCGGTGCGGGAGGCCGATCTGAAGAACGGGCTGACCTGGCTGGAACCGTCGGCGCTGAACAACACCTACGCGCTGGCGATGAACCAGGACAACTTCGAGAAGTACCGCACGAAGACCCTCTCCGACGTGGCCGCGCTGGCGGAGAGCAACCCCGGCGCGGTGACGCTGTGCGTGGAGAGCGAGTTCGCCAACCGGGCCGACGGGCTGCCCGGCATGGAGAAGGCGTACGGGATGAGCATCCCGGCCGGGAACATCACGCAGATGGACACCGGGATCATCTACACCCAGGCGGCGAAAGGGAGTTGCACCTACGGGGAGGTCTTCACCACGGACGGCCGCATCAAGTCCATGAACCTGGTGGTCATGGCGGACGACAAGAAGTTCTTCCCCAACTACAACGCGGCGCCGGAGATCAACTCCGGGACCCTGGAGGAGTATCCGGCGATCGCGGAGATCCTGGCACCGGTGACGGCACGCCTGAACAACACGGTCGCGCGGGAGCTGAACGCGAGGGTCGACGTGGACGGCGAGGACCCGCACGAGGTGGCGCTGGACTGGATGAAGGCGGAGGGCTTCGTCAAGGAGGGGTGAGCCGCACGCCTAGTGCCTGATCCGAACGACAGGCCCTAGCAGCTCGGCACCTTCCCGTTGTCCTTCTCCAGGGCGATCAGGGAGTCGACGGCGCCCTTGAGGGTGGTGACCGGGATGAGGCGCAGCCCCTTGGGGAGTTCGGCCTTGGCGTCCGCGCACTCGGCCTCGGGAACCAGGAACACCGTCGCGCCGTCGCGGCGGGCGGCCTGCGTCTTCAGGGCGACGCCGCCGACCGCGCCGACCTTGCCGTCGGCGTCGATGGTGCCCGTACCGGCGATGGTGCGGCCGCCGGTGAGATCGCCGCCGGTGCCGTCGCCGTCCAGCTTGTCGACGATGCCGAGGGAGAAGAGCAGACCGGCGCTGGGGCCGCCGACGTCCTCCAGCTCCAGGTCGACCTCGATCCCGGCGGGGTCGAGGTCGAGGTAGTTCAGGGCGGCCTCGGAGGCGGCGTCCTGGGACTCGCGCATCTGCTCGGTGTTGTACTTCTCGATCTCCTTGGTGCTCTTGTCGCTGGGGTAGACCGCGTCCCGGGGCATGACGGCGCGGTCGGTGCGGAACCAGGAGTCGAGCACGTCGCCGAGCGAGACGCTGGTGTCGGGGCCGGTCGCCTCGATCGTCGTCATCCGCAGCTGCCCGCTGGTGTCCCGGGTCGCCGCCCCGGAGATCGTGATCACCGGTTCGCCCTTGTTCTTCCCCAGCACGTTCGCCGTCAGCCCCGGCTGCGTGAGCGAGAACGGCAGCGGTGCGAGCGCGGCCGTGGCGATCAGCGCCACGACCGGCACGGCACAGACGGCGAGGGCCTGGGGACGCGAGAGACGTGAGAGCACGGGGTCAATCTAACGTGACGGTGATCCCGCTCGGTCCCGGGCGGTCAGCGCAGCGCCTCCGCCACTTCCCGCGCCGCGTCCATCACCCGCGGCCCGACCCGTTCCGGTACGGCGTCCGCCAGCATCACCACTCCGACGCTGCCCTCGACCCCGGTCACCCCCAGCAGGGGTGCCGCGGCTCCGCTCGCACCGGCCTCCAGCTCGCCGTGGGTCAGGGTGTAGCCCGGTTCCTCCAGGGGCTGGCGGCGGGCGGCGAGGATGGCCTTGCCGGCGGCGCCGCGCTCCAGGGGGTGCCGGAAACCGGCCCGGTAGGCCACGTGGTAGTCGGTCCACGTCGGTTCCACGACCGCCACGGCCAGCGCCTCCGCGCCGTCCACCAGGGTCAGATGTGCCGTCGCCCCGATGTCCTCGGCCAGCGATCGCAGCGCGGGCAGCGCGGCCTCGCGCACCAGCGGATGCACCTGGCGGCCGAGGCGCAGCACGCCGAGCCCGACCCGGGCCCGGCCACCCAGGTCACGGCGGACCAGCGCGTGCTGCTCCAGCGTGGCCAGCAAGCGGTACACCACGGTCCGGTTCACGCCCAGTTTGTTGGAAAGCTCGGTGACGGTCAGCCCGTGGTCCGTGTCGGCCAGCAGCTTGAGGACACGCAGTCCCCGGTCGAGCGTCTGAGAGGTCTCCGCGGTCACGACGCCCACTCCTTAGTGGTGAGGTCGGCAGCCCCCTCGCGGAATATGCGTCACCGAGTCCCGTCGGCGACGCGCTTCAGAGGCCGCCGATCGGCCGGCGGCCCGGCCTGTCCGGGCCGCGTCGCTTCACGGCTGCGCTCCGCGGCGGCGCTGCCACGGGGCGTGTGCGTAGCGGGACATTAGCGAAGCCGGTTCGCTGAGCGGAAGCCTCCGTCCAGAATCCGGGCACCGGCCGGTACGGCACGCCTGTGTTTGTCCGGATACGCACAGCCACGCGTCACCTCATGCGCGTGGCCCACTCCTGCACTTTGGCGATGCGCTGGCGCAGCTGACCGGCCGTGGCCTCGGCGCTCGGCGGTCCGCCGCAGACCCGGCGCAGCTCGGTGTGGATCACGCCGTGCGGCTTGCCGCTCTGGTGGACGTAGGCGCTGACCATCGTGTTGAGCTGCTTGCGCAGCTCCATCATCTCCCGGTGCGAGACGACCGGCCGCCGCTCGGCGGGCAGCTCCAGCAGGTCGGCCTCGGAGTCCGGCTTCTTGCGGCTGTGCGCGATCTGCCGGGCCTGCCGCTTCTGCAGCAGCAGCTGCACCTGGTCGGGTTCGAGGAGCCCCGGGATGCCGAGGTAGTCCTGCTCCTCCTCGCTCCCCGGGTGGGCCTGCATGCCGAACTCGGCGCCGTCGTAGAGGACCCGGTCGAAGACGGCGTCGGACTCCAGCGCCTCGAAGGGCAGCATGTCCTGCTCGCCGGTGTCCTCGTCCTGCTCCTTGTTCGCCTCGTCCATCTCCTTCTCGGACTCGGCGTAGGGGTCCTCCTCGCTCTCCTTCTTCGGCTTGTCGAGGGCGTGGTCGCGCTCGACCTCCATCTCGTTGGCGAAGGTGAGCAGGTCGGGGATGGTCGGCAGGAAGACGGAGGCGGTCTCGCCGCGGCGCCGGGACCGCACGAAACGGCCAACGGCCTGGGCGAAGAAGAGCGGGGTGGAGATGGTGGTGGCGTAGACCCCGACGGCGAGCCGGGGCACGTCGACGCCTTCCGAGACCATCCGCACCGCGACCATCCACCGGCCGTCGCCCTCGCTGAAGTCGTCGATCCGTTTGGACGCGCCGGTGTCGTCGGACAGGACGAGCGTCGCCTTGCTGCCGGTGATCTCACGGATCAGCTTGGCGTAGGCGCGGGCGGAGTCCTGGTCGGAGGCGATGACGAGGGCGCCCGCGTCGGGGATGCCCTTGCGGACCTCGGTCAGCCGCTGGTCGGCGGCGCGCAGCACGCTCGGCATCCACTCGCCACGGGGATCGAGCGCGGTCCGCCAGGCCTGCGAGACGGCGTCCTTGGTCATCGGCTCGCCGAGCCGCGCCGCGATCTCGTCACCGGCCTTGGTGCGCCAGCGCATGTTGCCGCTGTAGGAGAGGAAGATGACCGGCCGCACGACATGGTCGGCGAGCGCGTTGCCGTAGCCGTAGGTGTAGTCCGCGGCCGAGCGCCGGATGCCGGCGTTGTCCTCCTCGTACGTGACGAAGGGGATGGGGTTGGTGTCGGAGCGGAAGGGCGTACCGGTCAGCGCGAGCCGCCGGGTGGCGGGCTCGAAGGCTTCGAGGCAGGCCTCGCCCCAGGACTTGGAGTCACCGGCGTGATGGATCTCGTCGAGGATGACGAGGGTCTTGCGCTGCTCGACGCGGTTGCGGTGCAGCATGGGCCGCACACCGACACCCGCGTAGGTGACGGCGACGCCCTGGTAGTCCTTGCCGAGCGGTCCCGCGCTGTACTCCGGGTCCAGCTTGATCCCTATCCGCGCGGCCGCGTCCGCCCACTGCTTCTTCAGGTGCTCGGTGGGCGCGACCACGGTCACCTGCTGGACGACGTGGTGGTGCAGCAGCCAGGAGGCGAGGGTGAGCGCGAAGGTCGTCTTGCCGGCGCCCGGGGTCGCGACCGCGAGGAAGTCACGCGGCTGCTCCTGGATGTACTTCTCCATCGCCCCCTGCTGCCAGGCACGCAGCTTGCTGGCGGTACCCCAGGGGGCACGGCCGGGGAAGGCGGGGGAAAGGTAGTGGGAGGTGGAGGCGGCGGTAGTAGTCACGGTCTCCGGTTCTCGACTGCGTATGACGACCGGGTCACCCTACCGGCGGACGGGTGGTGTCAACGCGCGGACAGGGCCGGGTCACCCGTGGGTGGGACCGACGTCACAACTCCCGCAGCCGCCCCGCGATCCGCCCGACGTCCACCTCGGCCCCGGACGCCCCATCGATGACCAGGTCGTACGCCGTGTCCTGGTCGCACTCGGCGAGATCGACCCCGTTGACGCGGAGGAAGGTGGCCGCGGCGAGCCAGGCGGTGCGCTTGTTCCCGTCGACCAGGGGGTGGTTGGTGGCGAGGGCGTGCAGCAGGGCGGCGGCCTGTTCGTACAGGTCGGCGTAGGCCTCCGTACCGAACATGCGGGCGCGTGGCCGCCGTACGGCGGAGGCGAACAGCCCGGCGTCCCGCACCTCGGGGGCGCGCCCGCCGAAGGCGGCCCGGGCGATGTGCTCGGCCTCGGCGACGCTGAGGTACCGGGTCACCGGCCCAGCCTCCGCAGCAGATCGGCGTGCGCGCCGGCGAGCAGTTCGGCGGCTGCACGGACCGGCGCGGACTCCTGCTCCACCCGCTGCCGTACGGCGTCCAGGGCGATGTCCTCCGGGCGGCGCGCCGTGGCGTCCGCGAGGTCGGCGAGCTCCTGCTGGAGGCCGGGCGGGAGGTGGAGGGTCGGCTCGGTCATGCCGAGCAGGGTAGGCGGGCCGCGGGCGCGCCGACGAGCGGTTTACGGCTCACCGCGTGTGCAGGCGTCGCGTCACCCAGACCCCGGCCAGCGCCACCGCCGCCATCGGCAGGAACACCGCCGCGAAGGCCGCCGGGTGCGAGCCGGAGGTCTCCGTGGCCGTGTGGCTGAGGGCGCCGCCGCCGAGGGCCGCGAAGGCGGCGCCGCCCACGGAGAGCATCACGACGTTCGACAGCGCGTCGGAGATCTGGAGGGAGGCGGAGTTGGTGCCGGCCTCCTCCGGCGCGGAGAGCTTCAGCAGGAGCACGCTGGCGGAGGAGATCACCAGGCCCATCCCGAAGCAGCCGAACGACCAGGCCACGGCCAGCGTCCACACCGGCACGGAGTCGATCAGCACGCTGGGCGCCGCCGCGATGGCCGCGGCCACCAGCACCATCCCGAACGTGGTCAGCCGCTCCCGGTACGGCTCAAGACGCGGCCGGGACTGCAGCCACGACCCCGCCGCCCAGGTCCCGCCACCGGCCGCGAGGGAGAACCCGGCGAGCGTCGGCGACAGCCCTCGCTGGGTGACCAGCATCAGCGGTACGAAGGACTCGGCGGCGATGAAGGAGCCCGAGGCGACGCCGCGCAACAGCACCACGGAGGGCAGTCCACGGGCGGCTCGGTAGGTGCCGCGCGGGAGGAGGCCGAGGACTGCCGGGACCAGCAGCGCGGCGCCCACCGCGCCGGGCAGCAGGGACAGCGGGCGCAGATCCTGGGCGGCGTACTGGAGCAGGCCCGCGCCCAGGGAGATCCCGAGGGCGAGGCGGATGCGGCGCCGGTCGAAGGACGGGGCCGCCCCGGCCACCGGGCCTGAGGCGCGGCGCTTTATCTGCGGCAGGGCGAGCGCCAGCGGGAAGACGACGAGCACCGGGATGCCGACGAACACCCAGCGCCAGCCGAGGTGTTCGGTGACCGCGCCGGAGGCGAGCGGCCCGACGATCGAGGGGACGACCCAGCTCGCCGCGAACGCGGCCACGATGGCGGGCCGCAGCCGCTCGGGGTAGGCCCGCCCGATCACGACGTACAGCGCGACGATCACCAGCCCGCCGCCGAGGCCCTGTACGGCCCGCCCCAGCACGAACAGCCACATCGCCGTGGCCGTCCCGGCCAGCAGCAGCCCGGCGGCGAAGGCCGCGATCCCGGCGCTCACCGCCCCGACGGGACCGCGCCGGTCCGCCCACTGTCCCGCGAGCACCATCCCGAACAGGGAGGTGGTGAAGAACCCCGAGAACGCGAACGCGTACAGCGACACCCCGTCCAGTTCCCGCGCAGCGACCGGCATGGCCGTGCCGACGGCCGTCGCCTCGAAGGCGATCAGCAGCACGACGGAGACGATCCCGATGCTGAGCGCGCGGTACGACCGGCTCAGCACGGTGTCGGCGGAGGCGTCCTTGTCGGCGGGCTCGGCGTCGTGCGCGACGGCGGTGTCGCGGGGATCGGGGCTGGTCATGCGAGCCAGCGTAAGGTCCGCAGCCGCCCACCGCCCCTGTCAGGAGACGGTCTCGGCCTGCGACCTTGGTCGTACGACCGGGGCCCCGTTTCCCGCACATGGCCCGCTTTATGAACGCGGCATGGCAGTCCCGTTGCAGCCCCCGCGATCCCCTTGAGCCCCTCCCCCGGGGCGGCCTAGCTTCTAGGCACTGAAGGACACGGCCGTGTGCCCGAGTGGTTCAGGGGCGCGACTGCAAATCGCGTTACGCGGGTTCGATTCCCGCCACGGCCTCCAGGTGGGTTTGCAGCAGGCGCGGGGAGTTCTCGAAGCCCTGGCGGGCGTAGGCCGGTATCGCTCGCGGGGAGGAGTGGACGGTGACGCGCTCCAGGCCCAGCGCCGCGGCGGCGGCCAGGGTCTCGGTGATCAGCCGGCTGCCCAGGCCCGTGTCCCGGGCCTCGGGGGCGACGTAGACGCACTGGAGGTCGCCGGAGGCGCGGTGGAGGGCGCGCGGGGTCGGTACCCGGTGCACGACCGCCAGCCAGGTCATGCCGATGACGACCGAGTCGCGGACCAGGACCGTGCAGCGGTGCGAGGAGGAGTTCTCGGCCGCCCAGGCGACGAAGTGGCGGATGAACTCCGGGCGTTCGAGCGTCGTCGGAGTGTCGCCGTGCTCCGCCATCCACTGCCAGCGCAGGCCCGCGACCGCCGCCAGGTCGGCCGGTTCCGCCGGGCGGATCGTGATGTCTTCCGTCATGCGCACAGGGTGTCCCGGTGCAGCAGCCACAAGGTGAAGGCCAGGGTGGAGACGTCCGCGGGCAGGGGGTGGGGCGCCGGATCGGTCGGCGTCCAGGTCAGCAGGGTGCCCGTCGCGCCGTCCAGGAGAAGGATGCCGGCTTCTTCCAGGTGGCCGAGGATGATCAGGCGGTCGGCGTCCGGGGGGAGTTCACCGAAGGCCCCGGCGGTGCGGGCCTCGGTGAGGGTCGGCAGCACCTCGTCCCCGTGCAGCCGGAACAGGGCGTGTTCCTCCGGCAGTCCCGTCTCGCTCAGGAAGCGGCGGGTCGGGGCGTGGGTGAGTGCGGCCGGGAAGTCGACGTCCTCGAAGCGCATCACGCCGCCACGGCCGAACTCCTCGGCGAGCAGCCGGGCCGGGACGGAGACGGCCAGGCCCGAC
Encoded proteins:
- a CDS encoding glycine betaine ABC transporter substrate-binding protein, translating into MVDDVVPGSIGQGEPLKGAELTVTSKEFTEQLILGAIMGIAFEAAGAEVLDRTGIQGSIGAREAVRSGDADGMYEYTGTAWITYLGNSEPIDDPRGQWEAVREADLKNGLTWLEPSALNNTYALAMNQDNFEKYRTKTLSDVAALAESNPGAVTLCVESEFANRADGLPGMEKAYGMSIPAGNITQMDTGIIYTQAAKGSCTYGEVFTTDGRIKSMNLVVMADDKKFFPNYNAAPEINSGTLEEYPAIAEILAPVTARLNNTVARELNARVDVDGEDPHEVALDWMKAEGFVKEG
- a CDS encoding S16 family serine protease — encoded protein: MLSRLSRPQALAVCAVPVVALIATAALAPLPFSLTQPGLTANVLGKNKGEPVITISGAATRDTSGQLRMTTIEATGPDTSVSLGDVLDSWFRTDRAVMPRDAVYPSDKSTKEIEKYNTEQMRESQDAASEAALNYLDLDPAGIEVDLELEDVGGPSAGLLFSLGIVDKLDGDGTGGDLTGGRTIAGTGTIDADGKVGAVGGVALKTQAARRDGATVFLVPEAECADAKAELPKGLRLIPVTTLKGAVDSLIALEKDNGKVPSC
- a CDS encoding IclR family transcriptional regulator, which codes for MTAETSQTLDRGLRVLKLLADTDHGLTVTELSNKLGVNRTVVYRLLATLEQHALVRRDLGGRARVGLGVLRLGRQVHPLVREAALPALRSLAEDIGATAHLTLVDGAEALAVAVVEPTWTDYHVAYRAGFRHPLERGAAGKAILAARRQPLEEPGYTLTHGELEAGASGAAAPLLGVTGVEGSVGVVMLADAVPERVGPRVMDAAREVAEALR
- a CDS encoding DEAD/DEAH box helicase, whose protein sequence is MTTTAASTSHYLSPAFPGRAPWGTASKLRAWQQGAMEKYIQEQPRDFLAVATPGAGKTTFALTLASWLLHHHVVQQVTVVAPTEHLKKQWADAAARIGIKLDPEYSAGPLGKDYQGVAVTYAGVGVRPMLHRNRVEQRKTLVILDEIHHAGDSKSWGEACLEAFEPATRRLALTGTPFRSDTNPIPFVTYEEDNAGIRRSAADYTYGYGNALADHVVRPVIFLSYSGNMRWRTKAGDEIAARLGEPMTKDAVSQAWRTALDPRGEWMPSVLRAADQRLTEVRKGIPDAGALVIASDQDSARAYAKLIREITGSKATLVLSDDTGASKRIDDFSEGDGRWMVAVRMVSEGVDVPRLAVGVYATTISTPLFFAQAVGRFVRSRRRGETASVFLPTIPDLLTFANEMEVERDHALDKPKKESEEDPYAESEKEMDEANKEQDEDTGEQDMLPFEALESDAVFDRVLYDGAEFGMQAHPGSEEEQDYLGIPGLLEPDQVQLLLQKRQARQIAHSRKKPDSEADLLELPAERRPVVSHREMMELRKQLNTMVSAYVHQSGKPHGVIHTELRRVCGGPPSAEATAGQLRQRIAKVQEWATRMR
- a CDS encoding type II toxin-antitoxin system death-on-curing family toxin, which encodes MTRYLSVAEAEHIARAAFGGRAPEVRDAGLFASAVRRPRARMFGTEAYADLYEQAAALLHALATNHPLVDGNKRTAWLAAATFLRVNGVDLAECDQDTAYDLVIDGASGAEVDVGRIAGRLREL
- a CDS encoding MFS transporter, with product MTSPDPRDTAVAHDAEPADKDASADTVLSRSYRALSIGIVSVVLLIAFEATAVGTAMPVAARELDGVSLYAFAFSGFFTTSLFGMVLAGQWADRRGPVGAVSAGIAAFAAGLLLAGTATAMWLFVLGRAVQGLGGGLVIVALYVVIGRAYPERLRPAIVAAFAASWVVPSIVGPLASGAVTEHLGWRWVFVGIPVLVVFPLALALPQIKRRASGPVAGAAPSFDRRRIRLALGISLGAGLLQYAAQDLRPLSLLPGAVGAALLVPAVLGLLPRGTYRAARGLPSVVLLRGVASGSFIAAESFVPLMLVTQRGLSPTLAGFSLAAGGGTWAAGSWLQSRPRLEPYRERLTTFGMVLVAAAIAAAPSVLIDSVPVWTLAVAWSFGCFGMGLVISSASVLLLKLSAPEEAGTNSASLQISDALSNVVMLSVGGAAFAALGGGALSHTATETSGSHPAAFAAVFLPMAAVALAGVWVTRRLHTR
- a CDS encoding GNAT family N-acetyltransferase, with product MTEDITIRPAEPADLAAVAGLRWQWMAEHGDTPTTLERPEFIRHFVAWAAENSSSHRCTVLVRDSVVIGMTWLAVVHRVPTPRALHRASGDLQCVYVAPEARDTGLGSRLITETLAAAAALGLERVTVHSSPRAIPAYARQGFENSPRLLQTHLEAVAGIEPA
- a CDS encoding SUKH-4 family immunity protein, translating into MIATLAEPEQLRRDGRLITTLTLVAGPEPDLREASGLAVSVPARLLAEEFGRGGVMRFEDVDFPAALTHAPTRRFLSETGLPEEHALFRLHGDEVLPTLTEARTAGAFGELPPDADRLIILGHLEEAGILLLDGATGTLLTWTPTDPAPHPLPADVSTLAFTLWLLHRDTLCA